The genome window AATGTTTAGCCCCAGTAACAAGGTTACTAAAAATACAGTGATGGCTTTATTATCTAAAAACCACTTAAAAAACCAAGATAGGCTAAAATGTTTCTCTTTATGTTCCATAAATACATCCTTTCTGTCATTCTCTCATTATACCATTTTTAATTTAAAATAACTCTTATTAAAGTGCTTACATAGATTAAATGAACACTTCCAGACTGTCATTTTGTGGTATAATGAACTTATCATTATTAAGAGGTATGGACATGAAAAAAACTGTTTATTTTGGAACTTACACTCGTCGCTTATCTAAAGGGATTTACAAGGCAGATTTTGATACAGAGACAGGCCAGCTTGCAAATCTTGAACTCTTTGCTCCTGAACCAAGTCCGACCTACCTTGCCTTTGACCAACAACAACACTTATACACCGTAGGGAGTCAGGATGGCTTGGGTGGAATCGCTGCCTACAAGACAGATGGTACTTTGTTAAATCATGTGGTTGAAGAAGGCGCTCCCCATTGTTATGTGGCAGTGGATGAAAAGCGTAATCTCGTTTATGGGGCCAACTATCATAAAGGTCAAGTTCTGGTTTATAAACGTCAAACGGATGGTAGCCTCATCCAAACAGATCTAGTTCAGCATAGTGGACATGGTCCTCATGAAAACCAAACTTCCCCACATGTACACTTTACGGATCTAACACCTGACCAGTACCTTGTCACATGTGATCTAGGAACAGATGAAGTAACGACCTATGATGTTAGTCCAGAAGGAAAACTAAATAAACTCTACACTTATCACAGCCAAGCTGGAGCAGGTGCACGCCACATCGTTTTCCACCATCACTATAAGATTGCCTATCTCATTTGCGAACTTAATAGTACCATTGAAGTCTTGATTTACGATGGGGTTGGTGAATTTGAACGCATGCAAGTCATTTCAACCTTACCAGATGGCTATGAGGGATTCAATGCTACTGCTGCCATTCGTCTCTCAAAAGATGGTAAATACCTTTATGCATCCAATCGAGGCCACGATTCCATTGCCGTCTATACAATCCTCGCTGATGGCAGTCTGGAATTATTAGAGATAGTACCAACACATGGACAAAATCCACGTGATTTCGACCTAACTCCTGATCAAGAGTTTCTCATTGCTGTTCACCAAGATTCTGATAATGCAACCGTCTTTAAGCGTAATCCTGAAAGTGGCCGTCTTGCGGAGCTTTCTAACGACTTCCATGTTCCTGAAGCAGTTTGCATCAACTTCCCACATTAAAAAAAATGAACTTGAGTTTCAAGTTCATTTTTTGATTATAGTTTATTTCCGACATTGATACGGTTAATAGCACGTTGAAGAGCAATCTTAGCGCGTCGTTCTTGGTCGATTAAGTGCTTGTCTTGAGCTTCTTCGATTTCACGTTCAGCGCGAAGTTTCGCACGTTCTGCACGACTGATATCGATATCACGAGCGCGTTCTGCTGAGTCTGCTACGATGGTAATGATGTCATTGGCAATCTCGATAATTCCTCCGTTCACTGCAATCCAGTTCACATGAGTATCATCATCGATTCGTTTTACCTTTACTTCATCAACCGCTAAAACCGCAATCATATTTTCATGTCGTGGCAAGATCCCCATCTCACCATCCAGAGTTCGTACCGATACAAAGCTGGCATGGTGATCATAGACGAGGCCATCTGGTGTCACGATCTGGACAGTTAACTGAGCCATAGATCACCTCTTAAAATCCCATTTTCTCTGCCTTAGCAATGACGTCTTCGATTGAACCGACACCACGGAAGGCGTCTTCTGGCAAGTGGTCATGTTTACCATCAAGGATTTCCTTGAAACCACGAACTGTTTCTGCTACTGGTACATAAGAACCAGGTTGGCCAGTAAATTGTTCTGCAACGTTGAAGTTTTGTGACAAGAAGAACTGGATACGACGGGCACGAGCAACCAAGGTCTTTTCTTCATCAGAAAGCTCATCCAT of Streptococcus oralis contains these proteins:
- a CDS encoding lactonase family protein; its protein translation is MKKTVYFGTYTRRLSKGIYKADFDTETGQLANLELFAPEPSPTYLAFDQQQHLYTVGSQDGLGGIAAYKTDGTLLNHVVEEGAPHCYVAVDEKRNLVYGANYHKGQVLVYKRQTDGSLIQTDLVQHSGHGPHENQTSPHVHFTDLTPDQYLVTCDLGTDEVTTYDVSPEGKLNKLYTYHSQAGAGARHIVFHHHYKIAYLICELNSTIEVLIYDGVGEFERMQVISTLPDGYEGFNATAAIRLSKDGKYLYASNRGHDSIAVYTILADGSLELLEIVPTHGQNPRDFDLTPDQEFLIAVHQDSDNATVFKRNPESGRLAELSNDFHVPEAVCINFPH
- a CDS encoding F0F1 ATP synthase subunit epsilon, encoding MAQLTVQIVTPDGLVYDHHASFVSVRTLDGEMGILPRHENMIAVLAVDEVKVKRIDDDTHVNWIAVNGGIIEIANDIITIVADSAERARDIDISRAERAKLRAEREIEEAQDKHLIDQERRAKIALQRAINRINVGNKL